One region of Terriglobales bacterium genomic DNA includes:
- a CDS encoding VWA domain-containing protein encodes MWSMKIIPMAGRSLLNSFVLLVLGGLLALPSAAQSQGSAPSSTPKPQAQAPAEAGGPEGDVGPIILPKKKEDDAPPPPPARTTPKQPEGMPDFSIRVDVPVVNVPVTVVTKDGQFIPGLKKENFKIFEDGQPQQISNFGVSEAPITAVLLVEFASTAYRFMYDALNASYTFASTLKPQDWIAVVSYDMRSHIITDFTQDKREVYAALGQLRIPGFSETNLFDALYDTLDRLDRIEGRKYVILIASGRDTFSKLTFDKMLKKVRETPNVQIYTISTGEAFRMWLDSVGGSYFGVQQYLLDLMQADNEMNAYAKLTGGRWYKPRFEGELPEIFRDIASNIRNEYTIAYHPTNAKLDGTYRKLKVELTAPDGGPLKVRDQKGHDLKFMVIAREGYTAKHQVE; translated from the coding sequence ATGTGGTCGATGAAAATTATTCCCATGGCAGGCAGGAGTCTTTTGAATAGCTTCGTGTTGCTGGTCCTAGGGGGCCTGTTGGCGCTGCCTTCGGCCGCTCAGAGTCAGGGTTCAGCGCCGAGCAGTACGCCCAAGCCCCAGGCGCAGGCGCCGGCGGAAGCTGGCGGTCCCGAGGGAGACGTGGGCCCCATCATCCTTCCCAAGAAGAAAGAGGACGATGCGCCACCACCCCCACCCGCTCGCACCACTCCCAAGCAACCGGAGGGCATGCCCGACTTCTCGATCCGGGTGGATGTACCTGTGGTCAATGTGCCGGTTACCGTAGTTACGAAGGACGGCCAATTCATTCCCGGGCTGAAGAAGGAGAACTTCAAGATTTTTGAGGACGGTCAGCCGCAGCAGATCAGCAATTTTGGGGTCTCGGAAGCGCCGATTACGGCGGTGCTGCTGGTGGAGTTCGCTTCGACCGCGTACCGTTTCATGTATGACGCGCTGAACGCCTCCTACACATTTGCCAGTACGCTGAAGCCCCAGGACTGGATTGCGGTGGTGTCGTATGACATGAGGTCGCACATCATCACCGACTTCACCCAGGACAAACGCGAGGTCTATGCCGCGCTGGGGCAGTTGCGGATTCCGGGGTTCAGCGAAACCAACCTCTTTGACGCGCTCTATGACACGCTGGACCGGCTGGACCGGATCGAGGGCCGGAAGTATGTCATCCTGATTGCCAGCGGGCGCGACACCTTCAGCAAGCTCACCTTCGACAAGATGCTGAAGAAGGTGCGCGAGACCCCCAACGTGCAGATCTACACCATCAGCACCGGCGAAGCTTTCCGCATGTGGCTGGACTCGGTGGGCGGAAGCTACTTCGGCGTGCAGCAGTATCTGCTGGATCTGATGCAGGCAGATAACGAGATGAATGCTTACGCCAAGCTCACCGGAGGCCGGTGGTACAAGCCGCGGTTTGAGGGCGAGCTGCCGGAGATCTTTCGCGATATCGCGTCCAATATCCGCAACGAATACACGATCGCTTATCACCCCACGAACGCCAAGCTCGACGGCACCTATCGCAAACTGAAGGTGGAGCTGACAGCGCCTGATGGCGGGCCCCTGAAAGTGCGAGATCAGAAGGGCCACGACCTGAAATTCATGGTGATTGCGCGTGAAGGCTATACGGCGAAGCACCAGGTGGAATAA
- a CDS encoding SpoIVB peptidase S55 domain-containing protein, which yields MRKTQPLFVFALVGYLLTLMPALAQGKPAVATMPVSEIHPGMKGYALTVFQGANPEPMDIEVLGVLNNAIGPKQDMILIRLKGSKPEYTGVVAGMSGSPVYIDGKLVGALAYRIGEFSKEPIAGVTPIAQMMEIDELDRSAPPADASNTPPAAQVLEKTSGPGLPSTSLANLASMMTPIDTPLVFNGFSEDAVRRFQSQFASAGIVPVMGIGSASHQPQPEPLEPGSAVSAVLVEGDLNIAATCTVTYVDADHLLACGHPLLKFGQVDIPMTKANVVATLPSPLNAFKIINTTEQVGSFVQDRSSGILGRFSKEPDMIPVTLTVHGISKPRNFHYSVLNNARLTPVAVMATAYSVLQGLNEYGEDVTYRFQGRIDVNGYPEVKMQDMFSPTDSGTPTAASVALSLGERFGRIYDNPYAKPDIKSVQLDLDLVPERRWARLEGARTDVTEARPGDDIVVEAALRPYRGERIVRKIPVRIPTSAPKGTLRILVSDGDTIDRMRRMAPTSRRLDLASTISMLNNERSNYKLYVSLLEANPEAMVEDKIMPSVPLSIMNVMDGMRGTQDMVVLGESAVNEASTPLDFVVSGAQIITVNVR from the coding sequence ATGAGAAAAACTCAGCCACTCTTCGTCTTCGCTCTCGTCGGGTATCTGCTAACTTTGATGCCGGCGTTAGCACAGGGGAAACCTGCAGTCGCCACTATGCCGGTTTCCGAAATCCATCCGGGTATGAAGGGCTATGCCCTCACGGTCTTTCAGGGTGCCAACCCGGAACCCATGGATATCGAAGTCCTGGGCGTTCTCAACAACGCCATCGGGCCCAAGCAGGACATGATCCTGATTCGGCTCAAGGGTTCCAAGCCTGAATACACCGGCGTTGTCGCCGGGATGAGCGGTAGCCCGGTGTACATCGACGGCAAGCTGGTCGGGGCGCTCGCCTATCGCATCGGCGAATTTTCCAAAGAGCCCATTGCCGGAGTGACCCCAATCGCCCAGATGATGGAGATTGACGAACTGGATCGCTCCGCGCCGCCCGCCGATGCCAGCAATACCCCTCCTGCCGCGCAGGTATTGGAAAAGACCTCCGGACCGGGTCTCCCGTCAACCTCGCTGGCCAACCTCGCCAGCATGATGACCCCCATCGACACTCCGCTGGTCTTCAATGGCTTCTCGGAAGATGCAGTTCGCCGTTTTCAGAGTCAGTTTGCGTCGGCTGGAATTGTTCCAGTGATGGGCATTGGTTCGGCCAGCCATCAGCCGCAGCCTGAGCCCCTAGAGCCCGGCTCCGCGGTCAGTGCGGTCTTGGTCGAGGGCGACCTCAATATTGCGGCCACCTGCACTGTCACCTATGTCGATGCCGACCACCTGCTGGCCTGCGGCCATCCGCTGTTGAAGTTCGGCCAGGTCGATATCCCGATGACCAAGGCCAACGTGGTGGCGACACTACCCTCGCCGCTCAACGCCTTCAAGATCATCAACACCACCGAGCAGGTTGGTTCTTTCGTTCAGGATCGCAGCTCCGGCATACTCGGCCGCTTCAGCAAGGAGCCGGATATGATCCCGGTGACCTTGACCGTCCACGGCATTTCCAAGCCCCGCAATTTCCATTATTCGGTGCTGAACAACGCGCGCCTCACTCCGGTTGCGGTGATGGCTACCGCCTACAGCGTCCTGCAGGGGCTGAATGAGTACGGCGAGGATGTTACCTACCGCTTCCAGGGACGAATCGACGTAAACGGCTACCCCGAAGTCAAGATGCAGGACATGTTCTCGCCCACCGATAGCGGCACGCCCACTGCCGCCAGCGTTGCCCTTTCTCTCGGCGAGCGTTTCGGGCGCATCTACGACAATCCCTACGCCAAGCCCGACATCAAGAGCGTTCAACTCGATCTCGACCTGGTGCCCGAGCGCCGCTGGGCACGCCTGGAGGGCGCCCGCACTGACGTCACCGAAGCCCGTCCCGGCGATGACATCGTGGTCGAAGCCGCTCTGCGGCCCTATCGCGGCGAGCGTATCGTGCGCAAGATTCCCGTCCGCATTCCCACCTCGGCTCCCAAGGGCACGCTGCGCATCCTGGTGAGCGATGGCGACACCATCGACCGCATGCGTCGCATGGCGCCCACCTCGCGCCGCCTCGACCTGGCTTCCACCATCTCCATGCTTAACAACGAACGCTCCAACTACAAGCTCTATGTCTCGCTTTTGGAGGCCAATCCCGAAGCCATGGTGGAAGACAAGATCATGCCCAGCGTCCCGCTGTCGATCATGAACGTGATGGACGGCATGCGCGGCACGCAGGACATGGTAGTCCTGGGAGAGTCCGCGGTGAACGAGGCATCGACGCCCCTGGACTTTGTGGTTTCTGGCGCGCAGATCATTACCGTGAATGTGCGCTAG
- a CDS encoding ZIP family metal transporter, whose translation MSPIAISFLLGLTAAAANIFGGGVIVRKSWERHYLKYFVALGSGFMLATALAEMFPESVRLRGDSAALLILLGYLIVHFFEHTVTPHFHFGEETHREAFVHSHKTYSVVGGLAIHTFFDGIAIASGFLVASWLGWIIFFAVFLHKIPEGFTIASVMLAAGRSRRVAWGSAALLGLATMLGVTTMAFTRGAVSVGLPISAGVTLYVAASDLIPEVNREPGIKTALVVFVGVACPFLLDLIFHMH comes from the coding sequence ATGAGTCCCATTGCGATCAGCTTTCTCCTCGGCCTTACCGCCGCCGCGGCCAATATCTTCGGTGGCGGCGTGATCGTGCGCAAGAGTTGGGAGCGCCACTATCTGAAATACTTTGTGGCTCTGGGATCGGGCTTCATGCTGGCCACCGCGCTGGCAGAGATGTTTCCCGAGAGCGTCCGCCTGCGCGGCGACAGTGCGGCACTTCTGATCCTGCTGGGCTATCTGATCGTGCACTTCTTCGAGCACACGGTCACTCCGCACTTTCATTTCGGCGAGGAGACGCACCGCGAAGCATTTGTGCACTCCCATAAGACCTATTCCGTGGTCGGCGGCCTCGCCATCCACACCTTCTTCGACGGCATCGCGATCGCCTCCGGGTTCCTGGTTGCCAGTTGGCTGGGTTGGATCATCTTCTTTGCGGTATTCCTGCACAAAATTCCCGAGGGCTTCACCATCGCTTCCGTGATGCTGGCTGCGGGACGCAGCCGCCGCGTCGCCTGGGGATCAGCCGCGTTGCTGGGATTGGCCACTATGCTCGGCGTGACCACCATGGCCTTCACGCGCGGCGCAGTCTCAGTGGGTCTGCCAATTTCAGCGGGAGTTACGCTCTATGTCGCCGCCTCCGACCTCATCCCCGAAGTCAATCGCGAACCTGGAATCAAGACGGCGCTGGTGGTCTTCGTGGGAGTAGCCTGCCCCTTCCTGCTGGACCTGATATTCCACATGCACTGA
- a CDS encoding DUF933 domain-containing protein → RQERLEKDLKKMRNPELEKEHELLKHAQAWLEKEKPLRQMEMTPEDKKRIRGFMFLSEKPILYVLNISESENLGEDLEKAVAKFAIAELAAHPNTGATAVCGKVEAELAEMSDEDAADFLASYKLKESGLVRLIRKTYELLGLISFLTVGEDECRAWTVPRGTRAVEAAGAIHSDLEKHFIRAETIHWDQLLEAGSEANARAKGTLRLEGKDYIVKDGDVLHIRHSG, encoded by the coding sequence GCGGCAGGAGCGCCTGGAAAAAGATCTGAAGAAGATGCGAAATCCCGAGCTCGAAAAAGAACACGAGCTGCTCAAGCACGCCCAGGCCTGGCTGGAAAAAGAAAAGCCGCTGCGCCAGATGGAGATGACCCCCGAGGACAAAAAGCGCATCCGCGGCTTCATGTTCCTGAGCGAGAAGCCCATCCTTTATGTATTGAACATCTCCGAAAGCGAGAACCTGGGCGAGGACCTGGAAAAAGCCGTCGCAAAATTCGCGATCGCCGAGCTGGCCGCGCATCCCAACACCGGCGCGACCGCGGTCTGCGGCAAGGTGGAAGCCGAGCTGGCCGAGATGTCCGACGAGGACGCCGCCGATTTTCTCGCCAGCTACAAATTAAAGGAGAGCGGGCTGGTGCGCCTGATCCGCAAGACCTACGAGCTGCTGGGGCTGATCTCGTTCCTTACCGTGGGCGAGGACGAATGCCGCGCCTGGACCGTCCCTCGCGGCACGCGCGCCGTGGAGGCGGCGGGCGCGATTCATTCCGATCTCGAGAAGCACTTTATTCGCGCCGAAACGATTCACTGGGATCAGCTTCTCGAAGCCGGATCGGAAGCCAACGCCCGCGCCAAAGGCACCCTGCGCCTGGAGGGCAAAGACTACATCGTGAAAGACGGCGATGTGCTGCACATTCGGCACAGCGGGTGA
- a CDS encoding DUF4412 domain-containing protein has translation MNLTSKGKARVLIAVFGVMVITAALMPTATQAQLFSKQFSADMSMKTPHGVQTGKIYVGDQKIRWDMNTQGHQGEMITDAAAKTAYMIMPQQKMYIEYNMRDAQRQGAIDWSQMKHFDPNNPCATSEDYTCKKVGSESVNGRSCDKWLFTSKTEPSKTTTAWIDQKLHFPVRSETSNGVEWNLANIQEGSQDASLFQVPAGYRKFDMGAMGTRQPQ, from the coding sequence GTGAATCTTACATCCAAGGGCAAGGCGCGAGTTCTGATTGCCGTCTTCGGCGTCATGGTCATCACAGCGGCGCTAATGCCGACGGCCACACAGGCACAACTGTTTTCGAAGCAGTTTTCCGCCGACATGAGCATGAAGACTCCTCACGGTGTCCAGACCGGCAAGATCTATGTCGGGGACCAGAAAATTCGCTGGGACATGAACACGCAGGGACATCAGGGCGAGATGATTACCGATGCCGCCGCCAAAACCGCGTACATGATCATGCCGCAACAAAAGATGTACATCGAATACAACATGAGGGACGCGCAGCGGCAGGGAGCCATTGACTGGTCGCAGATGAAGCACTTTGACCCCAACAATCCCTGCGCCACCTCTGAGGATTACACCTGCAAGAAGGTAGGCAGCGAGAGCGTGAATGGTCGCAGCTGCGACAAGTGGCTGTTCACATCCAAGACAGAGCCCAGCAAGACCACCACCGCCTGGATCGACCAGAAGCTGCATTTTCCCGTGCGCAGCGAGACCAGCAACGGAGTGGAATGGAACCTAGCCAACATCCAGGAAGGATCGCAGGATGCATCGCTGTTCCAGGTGCCGGCCGGGTATAGGAAGTTCGATATGGGGGCGATGGGAACGCGGCAGCCGCAGTAA
- a CDS encoding protein kinase: MPESSARQRVDLQPGDSLVGLKVGRYLIRARVGSGGMGEVYCADDSVLKRTVALKRVTPAFSGDLEYHERFLKEAERASKVSDQHIAAVYDVLQERGEVFLVMEYVEGRTLRQRAAEPLSIAEFFDIAEQSLQALVVAHERGILHGDIKPENIMLTQSKVVKILDFGLARQIPRAGSAPGENPTTSEARALTGTPAYMAPEILLEQPPDQRADIFSMGVVFYEVLTRESPFRADSFVGTTDRILREDPPAIRRFNPAVPRGLERVIFKMLAKPPGQRYASATDVLTDLRQVREGAAGPAFRTRTERLRFWGLLAVVALLVLVLAFTLVEKMKRQRPPGGERAALAPAGRYLAVLPFQAINGDDKTRAFCYGLTETLTNKLSQLTQKHALQVAPASEIRGQQITSAEKAQAILGANLVLEGSLQQAGDKMRVNYSLVDVHSHKQLGGDTLTELAADSFALEDQVVESVLNKLEVELGAEERRTLAGHETSPAAHDFYVRGRGYLQEYERPENIDNAITEFRHALDSDPNYALAYAGLGESYWQQYQHTHQTDWIAKATNACQQAVKLGPTLANGYTCLGMVYNETGQYENGAKQFQRALELDGTSDDAYRGLAYAYEHLNRPGDAEDTYKRAIAMRRNYWAGYNWLGSFLYRHGRYAEAVDMFKQVIALAPDSFLGYSNLGAAYLVSGSYNEAVQNLDRSVAIRPTARAYSNLGAAHFYLRQFGEAASNYENAVTLDPRRSSLQGNLAEAYYWVPGKRQESLAIFRKALEQTREDLKVNPRDGMTLSELAFYSAALGDANGSQAYSRQALAVGASDPEVLLKIAQAAAFLRQDTLCIEYLRRALERGLHPRSVRENPSFDRLQSNSQFKAVVGQ; the protein is encoded by the coding sequence ATGCCGGAGTCCAGTGCACGCCAGCGAGTGGACTTGCAGCCTGGGGATAGCCTCGTCGGCTTGAAGGTGGGGCGTTACCTGATTCGCGCCCGTGTGGGTTCGGGCGGGATGGGCGAAGTCTATTGTGCGGATGACTCAGTCCTGAAGCGGACGGTTGCTCTGAAGCGCGTCACGCCGGCTTTCTCTGGCGACCTTGAGTACCACGAGCGCTTCCTTAAGGAAGCCGAACGCGCTTCCAAAGTCTCCGACCAGCACATCGCTGCTGTCTACGACGTGCTCCAGGAGCGCGGAGAAGTCTTCCTGGTCATGGAGTACGTGGAGGGTCGCACCCTGCGGCAACGAGCCGCGGAGCCGCTGAGTATCGCGGAGTTCTTCGACATCGCAGAGCAGTCATTGCAGGCGCTCGTGGTGGCCCATGAGAGGGGCATTCTTCACGGGGATATCAAGCCGGAAAACATCATGCTCACCCAATCGAAGGTGGTGAAGATTCTGGATTTCGGCTTGGCCAGGCAAATTCCGCGTGCCGGCTCTGCGCCGGGCGAGAATCCTACAACCAGCGAAGCCCGTGCGCTTACTGGAACGCCTGCCTACATGGCGCCGGAAATTCTGCTGGAGCAACCGCCCGACCAGCGGGCAGATATTTTTTCAATGGGGGTCGTGTTCTATGAGGTGCTGACGAGGGAGAGTCCATTCCGCGCCGACAGTTTCGTGGGCACCACCGACCGCATCCTGCGCGAAGATCCGCCGGCAATCCGCCGCTTCAATCCTGCTGTGCCGCGCGGCCTGGAGCGGGTGATCTTCAAGATGTTGGCCAAGCCGCCCGGGCAGCGGTATGCGAGCGCGACGGACGTGCTGACAGATTTGCGGCAGGTGCGGGAGGGCGCGGCCGGGCCTGCGTTCAGAACCAGGACAGAGCGTCTGCGGTTCTGGGGACTGCTGGCTGTCGTGGCATTACTGGTGCTTGTGCTGGCATTCACGCTGGTGGAAAAAATGAAGCGGCAGAGGCCGCCGGGCGGGGAGCGGGCAGCGCTCGCTCCGGCAGGCCGTTACCTGGCCGTTCTCCCCTTCCAAGCAATTAATGGGGACGATAAGACTCGCGCCTTTTGCTACGGGCTTACGGAAACGCTGACCAACAAACTGTCGCAGCTAACGCAGAAGCATGCTCTGCAGGTCGCCCCGGCGAGCGAAATACGGGGGCAGCAGATCACTTCGGCGGAAAAGGCGCAGGCCATCCTGGGGGCGAACCTTGTGCTGGAAGGAAGTCTGCAGCAAGCGGGCGACAAGATGCGGGTCAACTACAGCCTGGTCGACGTCCACTCGCACAAGCAACTTGGAGGCGATACCCTGACCGAGCTGGCTGCCGACTCGTTCGCGTTGGAAGATCAAGTGGTGGAGAGCGTTCTCAATAAGCTCGAGGTTGAACTGGGAGCCGAAGAACGCCGCACGCTGGCGGGACATGAAACCTCGCCTGCCGCTCACGATTTTTATGTGCGCGGACGAGGATACCTGCAGGAATACGAGAGGCCGGAAAACATCGACAATGCGATTACGGAGTTCCGGCACGCCCTCGACAGTGATCCCAATTATGCGCTGGCTTATGCGGGACTGGGTGAGAGCTACTGGCAGCAGTATCAGCACACCCACCAGACGGATTGGATCGCCAAAGCTACGAACGCTTGCCAGCAGGCGGTGAAGCTGGGTCCGACTCTGGCGAATGGCTATACCTGCCTGGGGATGGTCTATAACGAGACCGGGCAATATGAAAATGGCGCCAAGCAGTTCCAGCGCGCTCTGGAGCTGGACGGGACGAGCGATGACGCCTATCGCGGATTAGCCTACGCTTATGAGCACCTGAATCGTCCGGGCGATGCGGAAGACACGTACAAACGCGCCATCGCCATGCGGCGCAATTACTGGGCGGGGTACAACTGGCTGGGGAGCTTCCTGTATCGCCACGGCCGGTATGCGGAAGCGGTGGACATGTTCAAACAAGTGATCGCGCTGGCGCCGGATAGCTTCCTCGGCTACAGCAACCTGGGTGCCGCTTATCTGGTATCGGGCAGCTACAATGAGGCAGTCCAGAACCTGGACCGATCCGTGGCCATTCGGCCGACGGCGCGAGCGTACAGCAACCTGGGTGCGGCTCATTTTTATTTGCGACAGTTTGGAGAAGCGGCCAGCAATTATGAGAATGCGGTAACGCTCGATCCGCGCAGATCCTCTCTGCAAGGGAATTTGGCGGAAGCCTACTATTGGGTTCCGGGAAAGCGGCAAGAATCCCTGGCCATATTCCGTAAAGCACTGGAACAGACGCGGGAGGACTTGAAGGTCAATCCGCGGGATGGCATGACACTGAGCGAGTTGGCGTTCTATTCTGCCGCCCTGGGGGATGCTAATGGCTCGCAGGCCTATTCCAGGCAGGCGCTAGCGGTGGGAGCCAGCGATCCGGAAGTATTGCTGAAAATTGCGCAGGCGGCAGCCTTTTTGAGGCAAGATACACTTTGCATCGAGTATTTGAGGCGTGCGCTTGAGAGAGGATTGCATCCGCGCAGCGTCAGGGAAAATCCCAGCTTTGACCGTTTGCAGTCGAATTCGCAGTTTAAAGCAGTTGTGGGCCAGTAG
- a CDS encoding isoprenylcysteine carboxylmethyltransferase family protein codes for MLLRTLGWVACVIYATVPSFWLLIHPRADSWRERLRAGRPVYQFLLPLWMAMWVVLGAITWPFRKIALYNSHLAWIPGGLLIALGIYLYARGRRGFSPLQLSGHAELAPDRHSQHLVVTGIRRRLRHPIYLGHVCEMLGWSIGTGLAVLFGLTGFALITGAFMVRREDAELEQRFGDEYRQYQKDVPTFLPRL; via the coding sequence ATGCTCTTGCGCACCCTCGGCTGGGTGGCTTGCGTCATTTACGCGACCGTGCCTTCTTTCTGGCTACTCATCCATCCCCGCGCCGACTCCTGGCGCGAGCGGCTCCGCGCAGGACGCCCCGTCTATCAATTCCTGCTGCCACTCTGGATGGCAATGTGGGTCGTCCTCGGCGCCATCACTTGGCCGTTTCGAAAAATTGCTCTCTACAATTCGCATCTTGCCTGGATCCCAGGAGGGCTGTTGATCGCTCTAGGAATCTATCTTTATGCGCGCGGCCGCCGCGGCTTCTCCCCACTGCAACTCTCCGGACATGCGGAACTCGCTCCCGATCGCCACTCGCAACATCTGGTCGTGACGGGCATACGCCGCCGTCTGCGCCATCCGATTTACCTCGGCCACGTCTGCGAAATGCTCGGCTGGAGCATCGGAACCGGGCTGGCCGTTCTCTTCGGACTGACGGGCTTTGCCCTCATCACCGGCGCATTTATGGTTCGGCGCGAAGATGCGGAGCTCGAGCAGCGCTTCGGCGACGAATACCGCCAGTATCAGAAGGACGTGCCAACGTTCTTGCCAAGGCTGTAG